The nucleotide window gttccagacagcgcattatgtgcagctgggccttgatgtggttccaccttccctggcctgtaccagtcaaccacagatgtggcatcgacctcgaacccatgtgtgctgttgtgtcctctgttcaaatcatacacttcagtatttgtctagagtatatgcatttcctgtattgttgttcgcctcagggaatccatccagaggctgtgagtgacctggtggtgaagaaacccaagtcggtggggaagactggagtcaagtccacactctacagagcgtatgctggtaagacatttgttttgcaatttgcactctgttaaacttgctcattatgaaaagatgcatattagaatacatctgttatcactacaatataaaaaaaagtcacatttttatttgacgtttcgccctttaatgtcccacatcctagagggaatatccagcttggagttggtaccatctcagctgtgctgacctggaagatgtcagcaatgacctgttctttaaggccagttgctactctacaacagttgatgaaaactcatcaatgactggaatcttccttgaagggcgtggtgttggaatcgcctcttgtccaatcctctgtgctttgctccaatgaagaatatattgtgttgaggggcaaaacagactcccaaaacacttgaaacacttcttgagatggaaaccgagtataatatgtcatggtctgatcagacacacaaaacctgttgaggacagtttgtggccccatggacatttcttgcagccttgcctccagctcagcaatatactccagggcatcatccagtgcacctacaaaaaaagaagacaaataagtcttcattaccattcattcgtattcaccctttctttttattgtattgttattctgtatacttaagtttatttatatttcttattattaaatttatttgtactgttttctgtttttattttttatgtattaactataggttgagtgtacatagagtaaaaaccaaagtcatattcctcgtttgttcgcaaacctggccaataaagctgaatctgaattaatatgcaaccccagtttaacagtacgtctgatgttgattgaatgttttaacgttaaccatgccatgtttggcaaaattatacaatagcccaacaagtgttgaacacaaataacagacataacagctagttagcacacatctacttaccggcaggggggcgtgtcgcgtagtcatgttccccggtacctctccggtccgttcgtgttttgtcctctccttcagcttttcGAGCTGACACCCGTTTATACACGGGTGTTTTTTTCGGGGCTGTGGTGTAGCTGTTCTAGTCAAAACGACTAGGATCAGCTCCAGTATTCAGCGTAGCACTCCCGTCGTCATAATCAGCCGCTGAAAAAATGCCGACTACAGACCAGTGTATTCCCCTTCTGAATTACGAAATTAACTCCTTCATTCCGTCTGATCGCCACTGCTGTATTGGGTATTATTTGGGAAGTCGTGGACATGTAAatacggttgtttttgttttgaattggcgcatagaggtacacaacagaagcttttgttttttgaccGCGCCATTGTCAAATATCATGGACTACGCGACCGGAAGTCACTTTACCCGGTGAAGGCAAAATCGAACGCCGAACCAGGAAgttgtgagataggcctattACGAAACCTCCCTCCACGCTTCCccctgaaacaaacacacactgtactcacataatacatacacaaactcacataaTACACTaagacaaaacaaaatacacacatttaataTACTTTAAATATTTGATTCCACCAGTCAAATAAGTCGAATTTCAATaagaatccttttttttttttatgatccAACACATTAAAACAGATCAGCACgttgttatttattatacaATTTCAGAGGTACAAGAAACATCTCATGTTTCCTATAATTGCCAAAATAGAGCAGTGCTTTACTAACTGTTTGGCTCTTGTTTCTGAAAGCCCCCCAAGGCAAAGTTCAGGGGTTGCCTGCTTAAGTAAATGCCCTAGACTATCCAACACTAGCACAATAAGTTGAAATTTGTAACCAAGGTTTTCAATAGATGATATCAATGATTGATATTTTAGAGTCTAGAGTAGCAAAATTCCTCAAATGCGCATGAAACCTCAAATAGCCTAAGAAATTTTGAGATTTGATAAAAATATCTGGTGTGTTTGGAATTCCTAAAAAAGTGTTTGCAGATAAATTAATCCATTCACTAGTCTGAAATTAGTTCTGGAATGTGTGGTTGTCAAGCTAGCTGTCAGGATTCTAACTGTTACAACATGTGTTGTTATGGTTTCAGAGTGGATAAAGTAAGTGGATCAGTTTACCCCCAGCTGATTCACTTTATCCTCCTTGATTTCGCTGGTCTGTCTCAGTTAACCCATAAGATTTGGTAAAGTGAGACACAAGACCACCTTTTAAAAAACAATCATATTTTCACTGCCCTTCGTCCTGAATACATTCTGATAATTTCCATTGCTAAGAAACATCCTGAATTAATGGGAAAGGTGTACATTTTATTGATTTGTCTGTCATTTTAGCTCGCTTAGAGGGGAGCAGATGTAAAAAATGTCTCACTTTACCCCACTCTCTCCTACAGTAGTGTGTTTAACGATCTTCTCATCTGCCACACAGGGAATCTGAGCCGCAATGTGGTCCACAAGTCTGTTGTGTCTGGCAATATACATGGTGCATTTCCACAAGCGGTGCGGTATGTCAAAGGTGCGATTAGGTTCGATAAGGtgcggttcgcgtttccaccgccaaaagtggtcGGGGACGGAGCGATTAGCCATACCTATTTTTCAGTACGCCTCCGTTGGGGTTCCAAGTGGTCTGAAAGGGTACCGAAAAGTTGGAGCTAAACACGCCGTTCATTGATTGGCCGACAGAATCGTCCCTTCCGTGCGACAGAGGGATAAAAATGACAAACACAgtaacgatagttatgatattataactctagttctatgattgtaggcgtacccaacctgctgctgctctcccctcAACAGAGAAGAGAGCGCTGTTTTTTCAGCGTAAGCAGAATGTATTTACCCATGCGCTCTTCATCAGCAAACAACCATAAACCTTACAGGTTGTGACAAGAAGAAGCGATGTAACTCACAGCTGAGTTGAATTTCACATAGGCTGGGACAGACCTACTCAGGACCGAGCAGGGCCCTgcttgacacacatacacatgcacacacgcacacacacacgcacgcacacacacgtgacacgtcgcacacacacacacacacacacacacacacacacacacacacacacacacacacacacacacacacacacacacacacacacacacacacacacacacacacacacacagaacggcaaaaaaaaaaaatagtcaaAAAACACGCTGGCTAGGGTTTAGAAACCGAGATAATATTGTAAGGCTGGTTGAGCATTTTGGAACACTGTACAAACAGAAGACCCGCCTGCCCATCGGTAACTAATGAAGAGCCAAGGCTGTGTGATACGCCCAGGCCACAGGGGCTGTGATAAACGTAATCTTAAGCCTTTGTGGTATCGTGGTCTCAGGCCAGGTATGACTCGGGGAGTGGTACGTTCAACACTTATTAAGAGACGCAAGGTAAACGAGCTTGcactctggaggtggttcatgactCATCTCAAAAATACAGGTAATTCTTCAGCTTATATCGGTAATTGGCCGAATGGTAAATAAGCCACACCTACAGGTTCAAATGCACCCAGGTAAACCTTCGGTCTGCCTTGGCCTGAAATGATCCTAGTGTGTCAGACTTATCTCAAACCCATAAAACTGTATATGGTGTTGTGCTGACCACTCTGTGTAGAAGTTGCAGCTATTCAGGACTGGTGTTAGCACAAAAAATGTGTGGTCCAATGACATACTGATGACTCATGTGGTCTAAATAAAGAGAAATTAATTTCAACCTCCGCAACAATGAGCTCCTCATTCACCTGGTCCACCTGCTAAAAATTTTTTCATAGTGTTGGCTGTTGGCATTTTTGAGGATTGCACAGTGGATGGAGATTAATGAGTTTGACCAATGCTAGCAGATAGGTTATCCAGTAAAAGATTAAGTGCCTCACGTTCTGGGTTGGTTCAAGCATTATTCATTGAGGCGTCCGAACTTAAAGCCTCTTCATTCTGATCATTTTTAGCTTCTTAAAATTAAATAGTTCGAAAAATGTTCGATGCTTTTAATTAAAAAGTGTCCAATTTTCTTACTTTAAATGTACTTATAATTGTCaaccataatagcaaaacaCATTTCAATAGCTGACTCATAAGGAAACGGAATTCAAACTCAGGAGGTCAACCAGACAATCAACTAGACCAGACCAAACTTTTTCGTCGACATATGAGAGTGTGACAGCAATCCTAACAGCATTTCTTTCACTCTCACGTCTCATTTTTGTGATGAGCATCCTTGCGCAGACCAAAAATTTAACTTGAGCGCAATTTGGTGGTAAGACAAACACTATGAAGGGCATGTATAATCACAATGGCAAGAGTGTCAAGGCGATTCTGGGGAGGCCAAGCGGAAGGGCCTcacaacacagagagaaacTTACTTGTTATCTCCAGCAAGTCTGTATTTCATTGtgtattacaaaaaaaatacttaaTTACACTGGTCACAATATTGGACTAAAACAATTACATATTTCATTTCAGACATCACAGATCTAATCCCTGTTTAGTCAGACAAAAAGCCTTTTGTCTGATTGTTTCAACTGAGCGATAAATTGTGCTTATTGCCTCTTCTACCATAATCGCAACAGTATCTTTTGTCTCTATTATTATATGTGTCTTTTAGTCTAACACAAGTCTCAGCATATAGCAGTGATAAACCTGGAAAATAACCTGTTTGGAAACCTGTTGCATACAAACTGCAGATTACAGTAATTGACCGCACCCGAAACTAGCAAACTACTCCGCGTAGGCCGAGTCTTTGATGTGAACTTCTTGGTACACATCAGAGTTACTTACTTCGCAGGGTGGAAAAATAAGGCTACGCTATCTGCCTCACACGCATTTCAAACTAATTAAAAGTAAGTAATTCCTTTTTCATTTTGCAGTGAAATTATATAGAAACCTATTCCCATTCGATTTTTGTATTCTAGCCTACTTTGTTTATCTCATTTATTTAATCATTAATCCTACGCATGTCATTCATATATTGCCTCTAACTAATATAAAATTTGACTAAATTGGGCTTTCTTTGACTGTCATTTCCTTCCCTCTCGTAGACATGGAGTGGACCATTCGTAGGTATAAGGACCCTGACAAGGAGACAGTCCTGTCCCTGTACTCCCAAGTCACACATGAGCACATCTGGCCAAGTTTTAAGGAGGCTATGAGCAGCCCGCTCTACCTGTGCTTCTCCCTGGGTCTGGGCATCACTGGCTACCTCCTGGCCTCTGGTTTAGGAGCCCTTGTGCTTGTGTCTGGCTGGGCGGGCCTAGTCTACTACTGCTCCCATAAATTGTATGCTGACTATGCAAAGGACAGCCTCAAGACGGACATGCAGGACATACAGGCGAGCTACATGGCCCAGCCAGACGACTGCTTCTGGGTGGCAGAGACTGTTGCCACAGGGAAGGTGGCGGGTATGGTGGCTGTGGTGGCAAAGACGAACGGTACAATGAGGTACAGTGAATTGTTCAGAATGATAGTTTCACCTGCGACACGCCAAAAGGGCCTTGGATCCAGAATGGTTCAGACAGTTCTGGACTTCTGCAAGCAGCGTGGGATGTCCAAGGTTACCCTAGTGACCTCTGCCAGTCAAACGGCTGCCATTGCCCTGTACCGGAAAATGGGGTTTAAACTCGTCCTCTCACATACTAAGACACATCTGCCTGATTGGATGATGAAGATAAATAGAGCTACGTATATCGTgatggaaaaaaatatatagccaGTGAGAAACAGCACGTAAAGATCTTGTTAAAcactatttaaaaaaagtttATGTGTAATGTTCAATCCAACAAACATTGAACTTGTGTGTGTTAAAGCGCCAAAGGATGGTAGTGTTGTTTGTAGGCTAAAGGTGATTCTTAAGATACATTTGATACACAAGTGAAACCCTTCTGATCATAACAGAATAAAATGTTGTTCATGTAGCATATATACAAGTGTGGACATTGAGCTACCTACAATTAAACAACAAGTACCCTAGGGTAATTGCCTAAGGGAccctattataccaccaggtgtgaattgtgattagccattatAAGCCAGCCATTCCTGACAACATATTGTGACTTAGTGACATCATAAGTAGAAGTGTCCTGTATGAAGGGACCGATGTTCCCAGCTCACAGCAAGTAAGGGACCTGAAATGCAAAAACAGTCGTTACAGAATAGCTACATGTATTTGTTTACTGTTTTTACTGTAAACCATTTGTAGTGGCTTTAGGGTATAGAAAAATGCGTCCAATTGTGAGaaaaagttttttcttttacgtatctattttatttgaatacttCTACGATGcaattttttt belongs to Gadus morhua chromosome 13, gadMor3.0, whole genome shotgun sequence and includes:
- the LOC115557829 gene encoding N-acetyltransferase 8-like, which translates into the protein MEWTIRRYKDPDKETVLSLYSQVTHEHIWPSFKEAMSSPLYLCFSLGLGITGYLLASGLGALVLVSGWAGLVYYCSHKLYADYAKDSLKTDMQDIQASYMAQPDDCFWVAETVATGKVAGMVAVVAKTNGTMRYSELFRMIVSPATRQKGLGSRMVQTVLDFCKQRGMSKVTLVTSASQTAAIALYRKMGFKLVLSHTKTHLPDWMMKINRATYIVMEKNI